The following are encoded in a window of Sphaeramia orbicularis chromosome 20, fSphaOr1.1, whole genome shotgun sequence genomic DNA:
- the chmp4c gene encoding charged multivesicular body protein 4c: MSKISKLFKGSSGSSSSSSSKSKHHHHRGGRGAPTPQEAIHRLRETEEMLTKKQEYLERRIEQEITVAKKHGTKNKRAALQALKRKKRLEQQLTQIDGTLSTIEFQREALENSHTNTEVLKNMGYAAKAMKQVHENMDLGKIDDLMQDITEQQDVAQEINDAISRPFGEVFDEDELLAELEELEQEDLENSMKRMGGLPSVPSSKLPSARPSQRASSKKRVEDDDDMRMLSSWAT; this comes from the exons atgagtaaaatctcAAAGTTATTCAAGGGGAGCTCCGGTTCGAGTTCGTCGAGCTCGTCCAAGTCcaaacaccaccaccaccgcggAGGAAGGGGGGCACCGACCCCCCAGGAGGCCATCCACAGACTGCGGGAAACGGAAGAAATGCTCACAAAGAAACAAGAATACCTGGAGAGAAGGATAGAGCAAGAAATAACTGTAGCCAAGAAACACGGGACGAAAAACAAGAGGG CTGCCCTTCAGGCTTTGAAGAGGAAGAAGCGCTTGGAACAGCAGCTCACACAGATCGATGGCACTTTGTCCACCATTGAGTTTCAGAGAGAAGCACTGGAGAACTCACACACCAACACTGAGGTCCTGAAGAATATGGGCTATGCAGCCAAGGCCATGAAACAAGTCCACGAGAACAT GGACCTTGGCAAAATCGATGACCTGATGCAAGACATCACAGAGCAACAAGACGTGGCCCAGGAGATCAACGACGCCATATCCAGGCCTTTTGGTGAAGTATTTGATGAG GATGAGCTGCTTGCTGAGCTGGAGGAGCTGGAACAGGAGGATCTAGAGAACAGTATGAAGCGTATGGGCGGGCTGCCCAGTGTGCCCTCCTCCAAACTGCCTTCAGCACGGCCCAGCCAGCGTGCAT
- the zfand1 gene encoding AN1-type zinc finger protein 1: MAELDIGKHCQISSCNLKDFLPFVCDFCSGIFCLEHRSREAHSCKEEPVKKESHNAGGSTSYPCSFQDCKGKELLPVICPQCEKHFCLAHRHQDDHKCEKLEVSKPRMAATKELVQKIVESKEGSKPKGRRGAKNSATAAKVALMKLKLHAAGDKGLPQTERTYFQVYLPKESKDSSQPMFFCSKWSVGKVVDYAASLASLKNNNNVLTAKKLRLCHPDTGEAFRMDDMLLSLLAQPESPLYNGGNVILEYLDNECTSLENVSDYVTQS; this comes from the exons ATGGCTGAATTAGACATCGGGAAACACTGTCAAATCAGTTCCTGTAATCTAAAAG ATTTTCTTCCATTTGTTTGTGATTTCTGCAGTGGTATTTTCTG CCTTGAGCATAGAAGCAGAGAAGCCCATTCATGTAAAGAG GAACCTGTGAAAAAGGAATCCCATAATGCCGGTGGCAGTACAAGCTATCCATGCTCATTTCAAGACTGCAAGGGGAAAGAACTGTTGCCTGTCATATGTCCACAGTGCGAAAAACACTTCTGTTTAGC CCATCGTCATCAAGATGATCATAAATGTGAGAAGTTGGAAGTCTCTAAGCCTCGAATGGCAGCCACCAAAGAGCTGGTGCAAAAGATTGTGG AGTCGAAGGAGGGATCTAAACCTAAAGGACGAAGAGGAGCAAAGAACAGTGCAACTGCAGCTAAAGTAGCATtaatgaaactgaaactgcaTGCTGCAGGGGACAAGGGACTGCCACAG ACAGAGAGAACCTATTTTCAAGTTTATCTTCCTAAAGAGTCCAAAGACTCCAGCCAGCCAATGTTCTTCTGTTCCAAATGGAGTGTGGGGAAAGTGGTTGATTATGCTGCTTCTCTAGCTAGTCTGAAGAACAACAATAATGTTTTGACAGCTAAG AAGTTGCGATTATGCCATCCTGACACAGGTGAGGCATTTCGAATGGATGACATGTTGCTGTCTCTGCTGGCTCAACCAGAATCTCCCCTGTACAATGGGGGTAATGTGATCCTGGAGTACCTGGACAATGAGTGCACCAGCTTGGAGAATGTTTCTGATTATGTCACACAGTCCTGA